One genomic window of Polyangiaceae bacterium includes the following:
- a CDS encoding GFA family protein codes for MPSPPTQDKKHRASLDGGCHCGAVRFRVSSAVRRIDDCNCSICTKKAFLHWIVAKSEFELLSGAGSLSDYRFGTGIAQHTFCSRCGVHPFYTPRSHPDGVSVNLRCVDGSEEPDFLSEHGFEVVPFDGQNWEANVQRIRS; via the coding sequence ATGCCCTCACCCCCAACCCAAGACAAAAAGCACCGCGCGTCACTCGACGGAGGCTGCCATTGCGGAGCAGTGCGCTTTCGCGTGAGTAGCGCCGTCCGCCGCATCGATGATTGCAACTGCAGCATCTGCACGAAAAAGGCCTTCCTGCACTGGATCGTGGCGAAGTCGGAGTTCGAGCTGCTCAGCGGCGCGGGGTCGCTGAGCGACTACCGCTTCGGAACCGGGATCGCCCAGCACACGTTCTGCAGCCGCTGCGGCGTGCACCCGTTCTACACGCCGCGCTCTCACCCGGATGGCGTGAGCGTCAACCTGCGCTGCGTGGATGGCTCAGAGGAGCCGGACTTCCTGAGCGAGCACGGCTTCGAAGTCGTGCCCTTCGATGGTCAGAACTGGGAAGCCAACGTGCAACGGATCCGTTCGTGA
- the ndhC gene encoding NADH-quinone oxidoreductase subunit A — MLETYLPMFLMFAVAMLLCCVFFFGGALLGEKKPNPGKLQPFECGNDSDGAKHMKMSVKFYLTAILFVVFDIEVVFMYPWATLFKGLGWVGFATMLTFISALLIALVYVWKKGALEWEN, encoded by the coding sequence ATGCTCGAAACCTACCTCCCCATGTTCTTGATGTTCGCAGTCGCGATGCTGCTCTGCTGCGTCTTCTTCTTCGGAGGTGCGCTGCTCGGCGAAAAGAAGCCGAACCCGGGCAAGTTGCAGCCGTTCGAGTGCGGAAACGACAGCGATGGCGCCAAGCACATGAAGATGAGCGTGAAGTTCTACCTCACCGCCATCTTGTTCGTGGTTTTCGACATCGAGGTGGTCTTCATGTACCCCTGGGCGACGCTCTTCAAGGGCCTCGGCTGGGTTGGCTTCGCTACCATGCTCACGTTCATCAGCGCCTTGCTGATCGCGCTGGTTTACGTGTGGAAAAAGGGCGCTCTGGAGTGGGAGAACTGA
- the nuoB gene encoding NADH-quinone oxidoreductase subunit NuoB produces MGELKGTETRIIEPSEQGFATTRFQDLLHWAQKYSLFMYPFVTACCGMEFMAVTSPRYDVSRFGAEAPRFSPRQADLLWVVGTISQRQAPILRRIWEQMAEPKWVMAFGTCASCGGFYDNYTTVPGLDKIIPCDVYIPGCPPRPEAVLDGLLLLQDKIARGDRTPAIVKPRTDPATSQDHGLVQLRKNRESMV; encoded by the coding sequence ATGGGTGAGCTAAAAGGCACCGAAACGCGCATCATCGAGCCGAGTGAACAAGGCTTCGCGACTACGCGTTTTCAGGACTTGCTGCACTGGGCACAGAAGTACTCGCTGTTCATGTACCCCTTCGTGACCGCCTGCTGCGGCATGGAGTTCATGGCCGTTACGAGCCCGCGCTATGACGTCTCCCGCTTTGGAGCAGAGGCGCCTCGCTTTTCCCCACGGCAAGCGGACCTGCTGTGGGTCGTAGGCACGATCAGTCAGCGCCAGGCCCCGATTTTGCGGCGTATTTGGGAGCAAATGGCTGAGCCCAAGTGGGTGATGGCCTTCGGCACGTGCGCCAGCTGCGGTGGCTTCTACGACAACTACACCACCGTTCCCGGGCTGGATAAGATCATCCCCTGTGACGTCTACATCCCGGGTTGTCCTCCGCGGCCCGAGGCAGTGTTGGACGGGCTCTTGCTGCTGCAGGACAAGATCGCACGAGGCGATCGCACGCCAGCCATCGTGAAGCCGCGCACCGACCCCGCTACCAGCCAGGATCACGGCTTGGTGCAGCTGCGCAAGAACCGCGAAAGCATGGTCTGA
- a CDS encoding NADH-quinone oxidoreductase subunit C, whose product MSQRVVEQVKKQFPGAVLESHSQHGDDTIVVEPSKWAEIARFLKESPKTSMEMLTDLTAVDYPEREPRFEVVAHLYSLSKGHRLRMKARVGDADGKHAEIPSVEPLWGSANWMERECYDMFGVVFQGHPDLRRILMYPEFEGHPLRKDYPANRTQPLIEYRDVPNIEKLPPFGTDEGMSFGRQTHQFMNDEE is encoded by the coding sequence ATGAGCCAACGAGTCGTTGAGCAGGTCAAGAAACAGTTCCCGGGAGCCGTGTTGGAGAGCCACTCTCAACACGGAGACGACACCATCGTCGTCGAACCGAGCAAGTGGGCAGAGATCGCCCGGTTCCTCAAGGAAAGCCCCAAGACCAGCATGGAGATGCTGACGGACCTGACGGCCGTTGACTATCCAGAGCGCGAACCCCGGTTCGAGGTCGTCGCCCACCTGTATTCGCTGAGCAAGGGGCACCGCCTGCGCATGAAGGCTCGCGTGGGCGACGCCGACGGCAAGCACGCCGAGATCCCCAGCGTGGAGCCGCTGTGGGGGAGCGCGAACTGGATGGAGCGCGAGTGCTACGACATGTTCGGCGTGGTCTTCCAAGGCCACCCGGATCTGCGGCGCATTCTGATGTACCCCGAGTTCGAGGGGCACCCGCTGCGCAAGGACTACCCGGCGAACCGGACTCAGCCGCTGATTGAGTACCGGGACGTGCCGAACATCGAAAAACTGCCGCCTTTCGGCACCGACGAAGGCATGAGCTTTGGGCGTCAGACCCATCAGTTCATGAACGACGAGGAGTGA
- a CDS encoding NADH-quinone oxidoreductase subunit D has product MEPLDIDLDEAELDIPAEPALLNVGPAHPAMHGTVKIVMELSGETILKADVQVGYLHRGFEKMCERGTWSQVFPYVDRCNYVSPMLNNVGFALACEKMLGIEVPKRCQHYRVILGELARMSDHLTCTGAMAMELGAFTPFLWMIKGREMIWDLMEDETGARLTHSFGRVGGMAKPPTDHFKEHAAAVKDQVLKILDEAQRLLLGNRIFLDRLDGVGIVSAEDAISLGWTGPCLRASGVPYDVRKAAPYMTYGEYDFEVPVGTTGDCFDRFIMRFAELKQSARIIDQALEMMDDEGPINVVDPRIILPPKEEVYSTIEGTIQHFKIVMEGLKIPAGEVYSYTEGGNGELGFYLVSDGSGTPYRVRIRPPCFLVTAGLEKVITGEMMSDVVPCFGSLNMIGGECDR; this is encoded by the coding sequence ATGGAACCGCTCGACATCGATTTGGACGAGGCGGAGCTCGATATCCCCGCGGAGCCAGCGTTGCTCAACGTGGGCCCGGCTCACCCGGCGATGCACGGCACCGTGAAGATCGTCATGGAGCTCTCCGGCGAGACGATTCTGAAGGCTGACGTCCAGGTTGGCTACTTGCACCGCGGCTTCGAGAAAATGTGCGAGCGCGGCACCTGGAGCCAGGTGTTCCCGTACGTCGATCGCTGCAACTACGTATCGCCGATGCTGAACAACGTCGGCTTCGCCCTCGCTTGCGAGAAGATGCTCGGCATCGAGGTGCCGAAGCGCTGCCAGCACTACCGCGTGATCCTCGGGGAACTGGCGCGTATGAGCGACCACCTGACGTGCACCGGCGCTATGGCGATGGAGCTTGGCGCGTTCACGCCGTTCCTCTGGATGATCAAGGGTCGCGAGATGATCTGGGACCTGATGGAGGACGAGACGGGCGCTCGGCTCACGCACTCCTTCGGTCGCGTGGGTGGCATGGCGAAGCCGCCAACGGATCACTTCAAGGAACACGCGGCAGCGGTCAAAGACCAGGTGTTGAAGATCCTGGACGAGGCCCAGCGCTTGCTGCTTGGGAACCGCATCTTCCTCGATCGCCTCGACGGCGTCGGCATCGTGAGCGCTGAAGACGCGATCAGCCTGGGCTGGACGGGGCCCTGCCTGCGCGCCTCGGGCGTGCCTTACGACGTGCGGAAGGCGGCGCCGTACATGACCTACGGCGAGTACGACTTCGAAGTCCCCGTCGGCACCACGGGCGACTGCTTCGACCGCTTCATCATGCGCTTCGCCGAGCTCAAGCAGAGCGCGCGCATCATCGATCAGGCGCTCGAGATGATGGATGACGAGGGGCCGATCAACGTCGTCGACCCGCGCATCATCCTGCCGCCAAAGGAAGAGGTCTACTCGACCATCGAAGGCACCATCCAGCACTTCAAGATCGTGATGGAAGGCCTGAAGATTCCGGCGGGTGAAGTCTACAGCTACACCGAAGGCGGCAACGGCGAGCTCGGTTTCTATCTGGTGAGCGATGGCAGCGGCACGCCCTACCGCGTGCGCATCCGCCCACCTTGCTTCCTCGTGACGGCTGGCCTCGAGAAGGTCATCACCGGCGAAATGATGAGCGACGTCGTCCCGTGCTTCGGCTCACTGAACATGATCGGAGGCGAGTGCGATCGTTGA